Proteins from a single region of Streptomyces sp. Tu 3180:
- the thiD gene encoding bifunctional hydroxymethylpyrimidine kinase/phosphomethylpyrimidine kinase — protein MSGRTAPPRVLTVAGSDSGGGAGIQADLKTMLALGVHGMSVLTAVTAQNSLGVQGAWELPVAAVRAQYRSVVDDIGVQAVKTGMLASAELVEAVADLIAGTDAPAVVDPVGVSKHGDPLLAASALDSVRTRLLPVATVATPNLDEVEQLTGLRVESESDMRRAARAVLAFGPRWVVIKGGHLAAGADRAVDLLTDGSREHWLRAPRHDNRHTHGTGCTLASAIASQLAKGRSVPEAVAEAKEYVTGAIAAGFALGGGIGPVDHGWELGRRTRDGAAGTG, from the coding sequence GTGAGCGGCCGGACCGCCCCGCCCAGGGTGCTCACCGTGGCCGGCTCCGACTCGGGCGGCGGCGCGGGCATCCAGGCCGACCTGAAGACGATGCTCGCGCTCGGCGTGCACGGCATGAGCGTGCTGACCGCGGTGACCGCGCAGAACTCCCTCGGCGTGCAGGGAGCCTGGGAGCTTCCCGTGGCGGCGGTGCGGGCCCAGTACCGCAGCGTCGTCGACGACATCGGCGTGCAGGCGGTCAAGACCGGCATGCTGGCCTCCGCCGAACTCGTCGAGGCCGTGGCCGACTTGATCGCCGGCACGGACGCGCCGGCGGTCGTCGATCCGGTGGGGGTCTCCAAGCACGGGGACCCGCTGCTGGCCGCCTCCGCGCTGGACTCGGTACGGACCAGACTGCTGCCGGTGGCGACCGTGGCCACGCCGAACCTGGACGAGGTGGAGCAACTCACGGGCCTGCGGGTCGAATCGGAGTCCGACATGCGCCGGGCGGCCCGGGCGGTGCTGGCGTTCGGGCCGCGCTGGGTGGTGATCAAGGGCGGCCATCTCGCGGCGGGGGCGGACCGGGCGGTCGACCTGCTGACGGACGGCTCGCGGGAGCACTGGCTGCGCGCTCCCCGGCACGACAACCGGCACACCCACGGCACGGGCTGCACGCTCGCGTCGGCGATCGCGTCGCAGCTGGCGAAGGGGCGGTCGGTGCCGGAGGCGGTGGCGGAGGCCAAGGAGTACGTCACCGGGGCGATCGCGGCCGGGTTCGCCCTGGGCGGCGGCATCGGGCCGGTGGACCACGGCTGGGAACTCGGGCGGCGGACCCGCGACGGGGCGGCCGGGACCGGCTGA
- a CDS encoding DAK2 domain-containing protein: MAQVPQTFLDALAVRAWCGLALEALGRSREEIDAINVYPVADGDTGTNLYLTVESAAAAVEAVFTGHEAGNATRPGGTPGGVSGGPTLADALRAMAHGALIGARGNSGTILAQLLRGMAQVLAGEEAAARADGQGLRLALRHAADSARRAVAHPVEGTVLTVASAAAEAAGGAEGDCGTVARAAYEGARAALAATPGQLAVLRRAGVVDAGGRGLVAVLAALVETFTGRAPRAMPAVGGPWSGSVRATDPVLHARLHHVGGVPAEGAAGKAQGAGDTEDAGDTGHTEDAEERRASAEAPGALPPGAAEVGECADGGAVPGPGGPAFEVIYLLEADDAAVARLRERLDGLGDSLVVVGGDGLWNVHVHVDDAGAAVEAGVEAGRPYRIRITHFGAGDVHTTGAERSPEERAQRAVVAVVPGEGLAGLYAEAGATTVLARPGEPPASGEIVQAVRRAHAREVVLLPNDTDLRHTAAAAAEQARTEGIRVALIPTRSAVQGIAALAVHEPERRFDEDVVAMTSAAGATRYAEVTVAEHQSWTMAGICQAGDVLGLIDGDVAVIGQDLAATAGAVLDRMLAAGGEMVTLVLGDGAPEAVAGHLEARVREGYLAVDTVVYHGGRQGALLLIGVE; this comes from the coding sequence GTGGCGCAGGTGCCGCAGACATTCCTCGATGCTCTCGCGGTGCGTGCCTGGTGCGGTCTCGCGCTGGAGGCGCTGGGACGGTCGCGTGAGGAGATCGACGCGATCAACGTCTACCCGGTGGCGGACGGGGACACCGGTACCAATCTCTACCTGACCGTCGAGTCGGCGGCCGCGGCGGTCGAGGCGGTGTTCACGGGGCACGAGGCGGGGAACGCCACGCGTCCCGGCGGGACCCCCGGCGGCGTGAGCGGGGGGCCGACGCTGGCCGACGCGCTGCGGGCGATGGCGCACGGGGCGCTGATAGGCGCGCGCGGGAACTCCGGGACGATCCTGGCCCAGCTGCTGCGCGGGATGGCCCAGGTGCTGGCCGGGGAGGAGGCCGCGGCCCGCGCCGACGGGCAGGGGCTGCGGCTGGCCCTGCGGCACGCGGCCGACTCCGCGCGCCGGGCCGTCGCCCACCCCGTCGAGGGCACGGTCCTCACCGTCGCCTCGGCGGCCGCCGAGGCGGCCGGCGGCGCGGAGGGCGACTGCGGGACGGTGGCGCGCGCGGCCTACGAGGGCGCCCGCGCGGCCCTCGCCGCGACGCCGGGCCAGCTGGCCGTCCTGCGGCGCGCGGGCGTGGTGGACGCGGGCGGCAGGGGACTGGTGGCGGTGCTCGCGGCCCTGGTGGAGACGTTCACGGGGCGGGCGCCGCGGGCGATGCCCGCGGTGGGCGGCCCGTGGAGCGGCTCCGTACGCGCCACCGACCCCGTGCTGCACGCGCGCCTGCACCACGTGGGCGGGGTACCCGCCGAGGGCGCGGCGGGGAAGGCGCAGGGCGCGGGGGACACGGAGGACGCGGGGGACACGGGGCACACGGAGGACGCGGAGGAGCGCCGCGCGTCCGCGGAGGCGCCGGGCGCTCTCCCCCCGGGCGCCGCCGAGGTCGGCGAGTGCGCCGACGGCGGGGCCGTCCCGGGGCCCGGCGGGCCCGCCTTCGAGGTGATCTATCTCCTGGAGGCCGACGACGCGGCCGTGGCGCGGCTGCGGGAGCGGCTCGACGGGCTGGGGGACTCGCTCGTCGTGGTCGGCGGCGACGGGCTGTGGAACGTCCACGTGCACGTCGACGACGCGGGCGCGGCGGTCGAGGCCGGGGTCGAGGCCGGGCGGCCGTACCGGATCCGCATCACCCACTTCGGTGCCGGGGACGTCCACACCACGGGGGCCGAGCGGTCGCCCGAGGAGCGCGCACAGCGGGCCGTCGTGGCCGTGGTGCCCGGCGAGGGCCTGGCCGGGCTGTACGCCGAGGCCGGTGCGACCACCGTGCTCGCGCGCCCCGGGGAGCCGCCCGCCAGCGGCGAGATCGTCCAGGCCGTACGGCGGGCGCACGCGCGCGAGGTGGTGCTGCTGCCCAACGACACGGACCTGCGGCACACCGCCGCCGCGGCGGCCGAGCAGGCCCGGACCGAGGGCATCCGGGTGGCCCTCATCCCGACCCGCTCCGCGGTCCAGGGCATCGCGGCGCTCGCGGTGCACGAACCGGAGCGCCGCTTCGACGAGGACGTGGTGGCGATGACCTCGGCGGCGGGCGCGACCCGGTACGCCGAGGTCACCGTCGCCGAGCACCAGTCCTGGACCATGGCCGGCATCTGCCAGGCCGGTGACGTCCTCGGCCTCATCGACGGAGACGTGGCCGTGATCGGGCAGGACCTCGCGGCCACCGCCGGGGCCGTCCTCGACCGCATGCTCGCGGCCGGCGGCGAGATGGTCACCCTGGTCCTCGGCGACGGGGCCCCCGAGGCCGTCGCCGGTCACCTGGAGGCCCGGGTCCGCGAGGGCTACCTCGCCGTCGACACGGTGGTGTACCACGGCGGCAGGCAGGGCGCCCTGCTGCTCATCGGGGTGGAGTGA
- the leuD gene encoding 3-isopropylmalate dehydratase small subunit produces the protein MEAFTTHTGRAVPLRRSNVDTDQIIPAHWLKKVTRDGFEDGLFEAWRKDPEFVLNRPERQGATVLVAGPDFGTGSSREHAVWALQNYGFKAVISSRFADIFRGNSLKNGLLTVVLDQKIVDALWELTEEDPTAEITVDLEAREVRAEGVTASFELDENSRWRLLNGLDDISITLQNEADIAAYEARRPSFKPRTLTA, from the coding sequence ATGGAAGCATTCACCACCCACACCGGCCGGGCCGTCCCGCTGCGCCGCAGCAACGTCGACACCGACCAGATCATCCCCGCCCACTGGCTCAAGAAGGTGACGCGGGACGGGTTCGAGGACGGTCTGTTCGAGGCCTGGCGCAAGGACCCGGAGTTCGTGCTCAACCGGCCCGAGCGGCAGGGTGCCACGGTGCTGGTGGCCGGCCCCGACTTCGGCACCGGCTCCTCCCGCGAGCACGCCGTCTGGGCCCTGCAGAACTACGGCTTCAAGGCCGTGATCTCCTCCCGCTTCGCCGACATCTTCCGCGGCAACTCGCTGAAGAACGGCCTGCTCACGGTGGTCCTCGACCAGAAGATCGTGGACGCGCTGTGGGAGCTCACGGAGGAGGACCCCACGGCGGAGATCACCGTCGACCTCGAGGCCCGCGAGGTGCGCGCCGAGGGCGTCACCGCCTCCTTCGAGCTCGACGAGAACTCCCGCTGGCGACTGCTGAACGGGCTCGACGACATCTCCATCACGCTGCAGAACGAGGCGGACATCGCCGCCTACGAGGCGAGGCGTCCGTCGTTCAAGCCGCGCACGCTCACGGCCTGA
- a CDS encoding thiamine-phosphate kinase: MKGTVGELGEFGLIRELTSRLTTTPAVRVGPGDDAAVVAAPDRRVVASTDILVEGRHFRRDWSTAYDVGRKAAAQNLADIAAMGAVPTALLLGLVVPAELPVTWPSELMDGLRDECQVAGAAVVGGDVVRGDTIMVSITALGDLRNQEPVTRAGAQPGDLVAVTGWLGWSAAGYAVLSRGFRSPRAFVEAHRRPEPPYHAGPAAAGLGATAMCDVSDGLIADLGHIAEASKVRIDIRSGAIDIPSQMNDIGQAVGVDPMQWVLTGGEDHAIVATFPPDVKLPARWKVIGEVLNPSALPQVTVDGAPWTTQGGWDHFGDIES; this comes from the coding sequence ATGAAGGGCACTGTTGGTGAGCTCGGGGAGTTCGGGCTCATCAGGGAGCTCACCTCCCGTCTCACCACCACCCCGGCGGTCCGGGTCGGCCCCGGTGACGACGCCGCGGTGGTCGCCGCGCCCGACCGCAGGGTCGTGGCCAGCACCGACATCCTGGTGGAGGGCCGGCACTTCCGCCGCGACTGGTCCACGGCCTACGACGTCGGCCGCAAGGCCGCCGCGCAGAACCTCGCCGACATCGCCGCCATGGGCGCCGTGCCGACCGCGCTGCTGCTCGGCCTGGTCGTCCCGGCGGAACTGCCCGTCACCTGGCCCTCGGAGCTGATGGACGGCCTGCGCGACGAGTGCCAGGTCGCGGGCGCCGCGGTCGTCGGCGGTGACGTGGTACGCGGCGACACGATCATGGTGTCGATCACCGCGCTCGGCGACCTGCGCAACCAGGAGCCCGTCACCCGGGCCGGCGCGCAGCCCGGCGACCTCGTCGCGGTGACCGGATGGCTGGGCTGGTCCGCGGCCGGGTACGCGGTGCTCTCCCGCGGTTTCCGCTCGCCGCGCGCCTTCGTCGAGGCGCACCGGCGCCCCGAGCCGCCGTACCACGCGGGTCCGGCCGCCGCCGGGCTGGGCGCCACCGCGATGTGCGACGTGAGCGACGGGCTGATCGCCGACCTCGGGCACATCGCCGAGGCCAGCAAGGTGCGCATCGACATCCGCTCCGGGGCGATCGACATCCCCTCGCAGATGAACGACATCGGTCAGGCCGTCGGCGTCGACCCCATGCAGTGGGTGCTGACCGGGGGAGAGGACCACGCGATCGTGGCCACCTTCCCGCCGGACGTGAAGCTGCCCGCCCGCTGGAAGGTGATCGGCGAGGTGCTCAACCCCTCGGCGCTGCCCCAGGTGACGGTCGACGGGGCGCCCTGGACGACCCAGGGCGGCTGGGACCACTTCGGGGACATCGAGTCGTGA
- a CDS encoding D-alanine--D-alanine ligase family protein, which produces MSTENLPQSPEQPPRKPRVAVVFGGRSSEHGISVVTAGAVLKAIDRTRYDVLPIGITTDGRWALTADEPERMAITDRRTPSVDQLAESAEGGVVLPVDPASREVVYSEPGSVPKALGEVDVVFPVLHGPYGEDGTLQGLLELSGVPYVGSGVLASAVGQDKEYMKRVFTSFGLKVGPYLVIRPREWRQDESAARKRIVDFAGEHGWPLFVKPARAGSSIGITKVDDLSGLDEAIAEAQRHDPKILVEAALRGREIECGVLEFEDGPRASVPAEIPPPEAHAYYDFEAKYIDSTPGIVPAPLTEEETAEVRRLAVEAFEAASCEGLVRADFFLTEDGDFVINEINTMPGFTPISMYPQMWQATGVSYPELVDRLVQAALRRSTGLR; this is translated from the coding sequence ATGAGCACCGAGAACCTCCCCCAGAGCCCCGAGCAGCCGCCGCGCAAACCGCGTGTGGCCGTCGTGTTCGGCGGGCGCAGCTCCGAACACGGGATCTCCGTGGTGACCGCCGGAGCCGTCCTCAAGGCCATCGACCGGACCAGGTACGACGTCCTGCCGATCGGCATCACCACGGACGGCCGCTGGGCTCTCACGGCCGACGAGCCGGAACGCATGGCGATCACCGATCGCCGCACCCCCAGCGTCGACCAGCTCGCCGAGTCGGCGGAGGGCGGTGTGGTGCTGCCCGTCGACCCCGCCAGCCGCGAAGTCGTCTACAGCGAGCCCGGTTCGGTGCCCAAGGCGCTCGGCGAGGTCGACGTGGTCTTCCCGGTGCTGCACGGCCCCTACGGCGAGGACGGCACCCTGCAGGGCCTGCTGGAGCTCTCCGGCGTCCCCTACGTCGGCTCGGGCGTGCTCGCCTCGGCCGTCGGCCAGGACAAGGAGTACATGAAGCGGGTGTTCACCTCCTTCGGGCTCAAGGTCGGCCCGTACCTGGTGATCCGGCCGCGCGAGTGGCGGCAGGACGAGTCCGCCGCCCGGAAGAGGATCGTCGACTTCGCCGGCGAGCACGGGTGGCCGCTGTTCGTGAAGCCCGCGCGGGCCGGCTCCTCGATCGGCATCACCAAGGTCGACGACCTCTCCGGCCTGGACGAGGCGATCGCCGAGGCCCAGCGCCACGACCCGAAGATCCTCGTCGAGGCGGCGCTGCGCGGCCGCGAGATCGAGTGCGGCGTGCTGGAGTTCGAGGACGGTCCGCGCGCCTCGGTGCCCGCCGAGATCCCGCCGCCCGAGGCGCACGCGTACTACGACTTCGAGGCCAAGTACATCGACTCCACGCCCGGCATCGTGCCCGCGCCGCTGACCGAGGAGGAGACGGCCGAGGTGCGCCGGCTCGCGGTGGAGGCGTTCGAGGCGGCCTCCTGCGAGGGACTGGTCCGCGCGGACTTCTTCCTCACCGAGGACGGCGATTTCGTGATCAACGAGATCAACACCATGCCCGGCTTCACGCCGATCTCGATGTACCCGCAGATGTGGCAGGCCACCGGGGTGAGCTACCCGGAGCTGGTGGACCGGCTGGTGCAGGCGGCGCTGCGGCGGTCCACCGGACTGCGCTGA
- a CDS encoding DUF3515 domain-containing protein, with protein MNSFRHRHAVLSALAVLITAAGCSSADDSASAAVPSPDAKVTKLCQNLDEALPAKVDGESRDDPEPASELTAGWGGVAIILRCGVERPPKMADPKVANGRDADAVPGGVNGVDWLMERRDGGTYRFTTANREAYVEVEVTGGRDGTGVLIDLAPAVKKAIPEGIAF; from the coding sequence GTGAACTCCTTCCGTCACCGGCACGCCGTCCTGTCCGCCCTCGCGGTGCTGATCACCGCCGCGGGCTGCTCCTCAGCAGACGACAGCGCGTCCGCGGCGGTTCCCAGCCCGGACGCGAAGGTCACCAAGCTGTGCCAGAACCTGGACGAGGCCCTGCCGGCGAAGGTGGACGGTGAGAGTCGCGACGATCCCGAACCCGCGTCCGAACTGACCGCGGGCTGGGGCGGCGTGGCGATCATACTGCGGTGCGGTGTCGAGCGGCCTCCGAAGATGGCCGACCCCAAGGTGGCCAACGGCCGCGACGCCGACGCGGTGCCGGGCGGGGTGAACGGCGTCGACTGGCTGATGGAGAGGCGGGACGGCGGCACCTACCGCTTCACCACCGCCAACCGCGAGGCGTACGTGGAGGTGGAGGTGACCGGCGGGCGGGACGGCACCGGCGTGCTGATCGACCTCGCCCCGGCCGTCAAGAAGGCGATCCCCGAGGGGATCGCCTTCTGA
- a CDS encoding Lrp/AsnC ligand binding domain-containing protein yields the protein MVQAYILIQTEVGKASTVAELIGKIPGVIQAEDVTGPYDVIVRAQADTVDDLGRMVVAKVQQVDGITRTLTCPVVHL from the coding sequence GTGGTACAGGCGTACATCCTGATCCAGACGGAGGTCGGCAAAGCGTCGACCGTCGCCGAGCTGATCGGCAAGATCCCTGGAGTCATCCAGGCCGAGGACGTGACCGGACCGTACGACGTGATCGTGCGCGCCCAGGCCGACACCGTCGACGACCTGGGCCGGATGGTGGTGGCGAAGGTCCAGCAGGTGGACGGGATCACCCGTACCCTGACCTGCCCGGTCGTCCATCTGTAG
- the cofC gene encoding 2-phospho-L-lactate guanylyltransferase — protein sequence MQWTLVVPLKPLDRAKSRLSDTADDGLRPGLALAFAQDTVAAALACPAVRDVVVVTDDARAGRALGALGAGIVPDEPGSGLNAALAHAAAVARAFRRAGRVAALNADLPALRPAELARVLDTAAEFPRAFLADTAAIGTTLLAASPDRELRPCFGPGSRARHRASGAVELCLDAVDSVRQDVDTGDDLRAALALGVGPHTAAAAARLPVPEQ from the coding sequence GTGCAGTGGACCTTGGTGGTGCCCCTGAAGCCGCTGGACCGGGCCAAGAGCAGGCTGTCGGACACCGCGGACGACGGGCTGCGCCCGGGCCTCGCGCTCGCCTTCGCCCAGGACACGGTGGCGGCCGCGCTGGCGTGCCCGGCGGTGCGGGATGTGGTGGTCGTCACGGACGACGCCCGGGCGGGCCGCGCGCTCGGCGCGCTGGGCGCCGGGATCGTCCCCGACGAACCGGGCAGCGGCCTGAACGCCGCTCTCGCCCACGCGGCGGCGGTGGCGCGCGCGTTCCGGCGCGCCGGCCGCGTGGCGGCCCTCAACGCCGATCTCCCGGCGCTCCGCCCGGCGGAATTGGCCCGCGTCCTCGATACGGCCGCCGAATTCCCGCGCGCTTTTCTCGCGGATACCGCCGCGATCGGCACGACCCTGCTGGCCGCGTCCCCGGACCGGGAATTGCGCCCGTGCTTCGGACCCGGTTCCCGGGCCCGGCACCGGGCGTCCGGGGCCGTGGAGCTGTGCCTGGACGCGGTGGATTCCGTGCGGCAGGACGTGGACACCGGCGACGACCTGCGGGCGGCGCTGGCGCTGGGGGTGGGCCCTCACACGGCCGCGGCCGCCGCGCGGTTGCCGGTACCGGAGCAGTAG
- a CDS encoding HU family DNA-binding protein has translation MNKAQLVEAIADKMGGRQQAADAVDAVLDAIVRAVVAGDRVSVTGFGSFEKVDRPARYARNPQTGERVRVKKTSVPRFRAGQGFKDLVSGSKKLPKHDIAVKKAPKGSLSGPPPTISKAAGKKAAAKKATGAAKTTTARKATAKKAATKTAAAKKTTAKKAPAQTAAAAKTTAAKKTTAKKAPAKKATAKKAPAKKSTARKTTAKKTTARKK, from the coding sequence GTGAACAAGGCGCAGCTCGTAGAAGCGATTGCCGACAAGATGGGCGGTCGTCAGCAGGCCGCCGATGCTGTCGACGCGGTCCTGGACGCCATCGTCCGCGCGGTGGTCGCGGGTGACCGGGTCTCGGTCACCGGTTTCGGTTCGTTCGAGAAGGTCGACCGTCCGGCCCGCTACGCCCGCAACCCCCAGACGGGCGAGCGGGTTCGGGTCAAGAAGACCTCCGTCCCGCGGTTCCGCGCGGGACAGGGGTTCAAGGACCTGGTCAGCGGGTCGAAGAAGCTCCCGAAGCACGACATCGCCGTCAAGAAGGCCCCCAAGGGCAGCCTCTCCGGCCCGCCGCCCACCATCTCCAAGGCGGCGGGGAAGAAGGCCGCCGCCAAGAAGGCGACGGGTGCGGCGAAGACCACGACGGCCAGGAAGGCGACGGCGAAGAAGGCCGCCACCAAGACGGCGGCGGCCAAGAAGACCACCGCGAAGAAGGCGCCCGCCCAGACCGCGGCGGCCGCCAAGACCACCGCCGCGAAGAAGACGACCGCCAAGAAGGCCCCGGCGAAGAAGGCGACGGCCAAGAAGGCGCCCGCGAAGAAGTCCACCGCCCGCAAGACCACCGCCAAGAAGACCACCGCCCGCAAGAAGTAG
- the rpmB gene encoding 50S ribosomal protein L28, whose translation MAANCDVCGKGPGFGNNISHSHRRTSRRWNPNIQRVRTVVGGTPKRVNACTSCIKAGKVSR comes from the coding sequence GTGGCTGCCAACTGCGACGTCTGCGGCAAGGGGCCGGGCTTCGGCAACAACATCTCGCACTCGCACCGCCGTACGTCCCGCCGCTGGAACCCGAACATCCAGCGTGTGCGTACCGTGGTCGGCGGGACGCCGAAGCGCGTGAACGCCTGCACCTCGTGCATCAAGGCCGGCAAGGTCTCGCGCTGA
- a CDS encoding lysophospholipid acyltransferase family protein, with translation MPRRRIGFWYRFAAVICKPPLVVLLKRDWRGMENIPAEGGFITAVNHNSHIDPFAYAHFQYNTGRVPRFLAKSGLFNKGFVGAAMRGTGQIPVYRESTDALSAFRAAIDAVERGECVAFYPEGTLTRDPDGWPMTGKTGAARVALQTKCPVIPVAQWGANELLPPYAKKPHLLPRKTHRVLAGPPVDLDRFYDREMTPELLKEATEAIMAAITRLLEEIRGEKAPETPYDPRRERIEQRRRTRAQKRRTGRRGTQPSDAEPAGTRPSDAQPQADRPSGTPTARKEQAQSRAATRKEGLDT, from the coding sequence GTGCCGCGCCGCAGAATCGGCTTCTGGTACCGCTTCGCCGCGGTGATCTGCAAACCGCCGCTGGTGGTTCTCCTCAAGCGGGACTGGCGCGGAATGGAGAACATTCCGGCCGAGGGTGGATTTATCACCGCGGTGAACCACAATTCGCACATCGATCCCTTCGCCTACGCGCACTTTCAGTACAACACCGGACGTGTTCCGCGATTCCTGGCGAAGAGCGGGCTTTTCAACAAGGGATTCGTCGGCGCCGCGATGCGCGGCACCGGGCAGATCCCGGTCTACCGCGAGAGCACGGACGCGCTCAGCGCCTTCCGGGCCGCGATCGACGCGGTGGAGCGCGGCGAATGCGTCGCCTTCTACCCCGAGGGCACTCTCACCCGCGACCCGGACGGCTGGCCCATGACCGGCAAGACCGGTGCCGCGCGCGTCGCGCTGCAGACCAAGTGCCCCGTGATCCCGGTCGCCCAGTGGGGCGCCAACGAACTGCTGCCGCCGTACGCCAAGAAGCCCCACCTCCTGCCGCGCAAGACCCACCGGGTCCTGGCCGGGCCGCCGGTGGACCTGGACCGCTTCTACGACCGGGAGATGACCCCGGAACTGCTCAAGGAGGCGACCGAGGCGATCATGGCGGCCATCACCCGCCTGCTGGAGGAGATCCGCGGCGAGAAGGCCCCCGAGACGCCCTACGACCCGCGTCGCGAGCGCATCGAACAGCGCCGCAGGACCCGGGCGCAGAAGCGGCGGACGGGACGGCGCGGCACGCAGCCGTCGGACGCGGAGCCGGCCGGCACACGGCCGTCGGACGCGCAGCCGCAGGCAGACCGGCCGTCGGGAACGCCGACGGCTCGCAAGGAACAGGCACAGAGCAGGGCCGCCACGCGGAAAGAGGGGCTGGACACGTGA
- a CDS encoding NAD(P)H-dependent glycerol-3-phosphate dehydrogenase gives MSKPVKAAVFGTGSWGTAFGMVLADAGCDVVLWGRRPELAEAVNSTRTNPDYLPGVELPENVRATADAAEAARDADFTVLAVPSQTLRDNLAEWTPLLAPGTVLVSLMKGVELGSAMRMSEVIEDVAKVGPERIAVVTGPNLAREIAARMPAAAVVACTDEAVARRLQTACHTPYFRPYTNTDVVGCELGGAVKNVIGLAVGIADGMGLGDNAKGSLITRGLAETTRLGVALGADPLTFSGLAGLGDLVATCSSPLSRNHTFGTNLGKGMTLEETIAVTKQTAEGVKSCESVLDLARRHGVDMPLTETVVSIVHEGKPPAVAVKELMSRSAKPERR, from the coding sequence GTGAGCAAGCCGGTCAAGGCGGCCGTCTTCGGCACCGGATCATGGGGCACGGCCTTCGGCATGGTCCTCGCCGACGCGGGCTGCGACGTCGTGCTGTGGGGGCGGCGCCCCGAACTCGCCGAAGCGGTCAACTCCACCCGCACCAACCCCGACTACCTGCCCGGAGTCGAACTCCCGGAGAACGTGCGGGCCACCGCGGACGCCGCCGAGGCCGCGCGCGACGCCGACTTCACCGTCCTCGCCGTCCCCTCGCAGACGCTGCGCGACAACCTCGCCGAGTGGACGCCGCTGCTCGCCCCCGGCACGGTCCTCGTGTCGCTGATGAAGGGCGTCGAACTCGGCTCCGCCATGCGCATGAGCGAGGTGATCGAGGACGTCGCCAAGGTGGGGCCCGAACGGATCGCCGTGGTCACCGGGCCCAACCTGGCCCGCGAGATCGCCGCCCGGATGCCGGCCGCCGCCGTGGTCGCCTGCACCGACGAGGCCGTCGCCCGGCGGCTCCAGACCGCCTGCCACACGCCGTACTTCCGGCCGTACACCAACACCGACGTCGTCGGCTGCGAACTGGGCGGCGCCGTGAAGAACGTGATCGGGCTGGCCGTCGGCATCGCGGACGGCATGGGGCTCGGTGACAACGCCAAGGGCTCGCTCATCACCCGCGGCCTCGCCGAGACCACCCGGCTCGGGGTCGCGCTGGGCGCCGACCCGCTGACCTTCTCCGGACTCGCGGGGCTGGGCGACCTGGTGGCCACCTGCTCGTCGCCGCTGTCGCGCAACCACACCTTCGGCACCAACCTCGGCAAGGGCATGACCCTCGAGGAGACCATCGCGGTCACCAAGCAGACCGCCGAGGGCGTCAAGTCCTGCGAGTCGGTGCTGGATCTGGCCCGCCGGCACGGCGTCGACATGCCGCTCACCGAGACGGTCGTCTCCATCGTGCACGAGGGCAAGCCCCCCGCGGTCGCCGTCAAGGAGCTGATGTCGCGCAGCGCGAAGCCCGAACGACGCTGA